Proteins encoded by one window of Acidipropionibacterium virtanenii:
- a CDS encoding ABC transporter ATP-binding protein, translating to MTAPTRRCAAIEVRGLTKSFSDLAVLTGVDLTVPPGSIQALLGQNGAGKTTLVRILSTLLPADAGTATVAGFDVASQPDRVRRSISLTGQFAAIDETLTGRENLTLIARLRHVAHPEKVADDLLARFSLADAGRRRASGYSGGMRRRLDIAMSLIGDPPVIFLDEPTTGLDPQGRRDVWATVKALAGRGTTVLLTTQYLDEAEELAERIAILHRGRIIAEGTLAELKRLIPAPTVEYVERQPSLEEIFMAITSDNGTASDEHAREGARR from the coding sequence ATGACCGCGCCCACGCGCCGCTGCGCCGCCATCGAGGTCCGCGGTCTGACGAAGTCCTTCAGCGACCTGGCAGTGCTCACCGGCGTCGATCTCACGGTGCCCCCGGGCAGCATCCAGGCGCTGCTGGGCCAGAACGGAGCGGGCAAGACCACCCTGGTGAGAATCCTGTCGACCCTGCTGCCGGCCGACGCCGGAACGGCCACCGTGGCCGGATTCGACGTCGCCTCCCAGCCGGACCGGGTGCGCCGATCCATCAGCCTCACCGGCCAGTTCGCCGCGATCGACGAGACCCTCACCGGCCGGGAGAACCTCACCCTCATCGCCCGGCTGCGCCATGTGGCGCACCCCGAGAAGGTGGCCGACGACCTGCTGGCCCGCTTCTCGCTCGCCGATGCCGGCCGACGCCGTGCCTCCGGCTACTCGGGCGGCATGCGACGGCGTCTGGACATCGCCATGAGTCTGATCGGCGACCCTCCGGTGATCTTCCTCGACGAGCCCACCACCGGCCTGGACCCGCAGGGTCGACGCGACGTCTGGGCGACCGTCAAGGCCCTCGCCGGGCGGGGCACCACCGTGCTGCTCACCACTCAGTACCTGGACGAGGCCGAGGAACTCGCCGAGCGGATCGCGATCCTGCACCGGGGACGCATCATCGCCGAGGGCACCCTGGCCGAGCTCAAGCGGCTCATCCCCGCCCCCACCGTCGAGTACGTCGAGAGGCAGCCCAGCCTGGAGGAGATCTTCATGGCCATCACCTCCGACAACGGGACCGCCTCCGACGAGCACGCACGGGAAGGAGCCCGGCGATGA
- a CDS encoding type II toxin-antitoxin system Phd/YefM family antitoxin, which yields MSEVGIRELKQNASSVVRRAAAGEEITVTDRGRPVARLSAIDHGGVRGLLAADRARPPIRALSDLPAPTIAADVSSVLQQMRDGERY from the coding sequence ATGAGTGAGGTCGGCATCCGCGAGTTGAAGCAGAACGCCTCGAGCGTCGTCCGCCGCGCCGCCGCCGGGGAGGAGATCACCGTGACCGACCGTGGACGGCCGGTCGCGCGACTCTCCGCCATCGACCACGGCGGAGTGCGCGGGCTGCTCGCCGCCGACCGTGCCCGCCCCCCGATCCGGGCTCTGAGCGACCTCCCCGCCCCAACGATCGCCGCCGACGTCTCCTCGGTCCTGCAGCAGATGCGCGACGGGGAGCGCTACTGA
- a CDS encoding ABC transporter permease, whose product MSTLALQDTSVLTGRSLRHILRSPDTIITTVMMPIAFLLLFVYVFGGAIQAGPASYVNYLMPGILLITVATGISYTSFRLFTDMQSGMVTRLRAMPIARSSVLWAHVLTSLVANLVSVTIVVGVSLIMGFRSVASVGSWLGVAGIMTLFTLALTWVAMIPGLTARSTDGAVAFSYPLIFLPFISSAFVPTATMPAPVRWFADHQPVTPLVDSIRSLLAGRPADADLWVGLAWCAGILVAAYVVATRIYRRRLR is encoded by the coding sequence ATGAGCACCCTCGCCCTCCAGGACACCTCGGTTCTCACCGGACGGTCCCTGCGCCACATCCTGCGCAGCCCCGACACCATCATCACGACCGTCATGATGCCGATCGCCTTCCTGCTGCTCTTCGTCTACGTCTTCGGCGGCGCGATCCAGGCCGGCCCGGCGTCGTACGTGAACTACCTGATGCCCGGGATCCTGCTGATCACGGTCGCCACCGGCATCTCGTACACCTCATTCCGGCTCTTCACAGACATGCAGTCCGGCATGGTGACCCGGCTGCGCGCCATGCCGATCGCCCGCTCCTCGGTGCTGTGGGCCCACGTGCTGACCTCTCTGGTCGCCAACCTCGTCTCGGTGACGATCGTGGTCGGCGTGTCGCTGATCATGGGCTTCCGCAGCGTCGCCAGCGTCGGATCATGGCTGGGGGTGGCCGGGATCATGACGCTGTTCACCCTGGCTCTCACCTGGGTCGCCATGATCCCCGGGCTCACCGCCAGGAGCACCGACGGGGCGGTCGCCTTCTCCTACCCGCTCATCTTCCTGCCATTCATTAGCTCGGCCTTCGTGCCGACCGCCACGATGCCCGCACCGGTGCGGTGGTTCGCCGACCATCAGCCGGTGACCCCGTTGGTCGACTCGATCCGGTCCCTGCTGGCCGGGCGGCCGGCCGACGCCGACCTGTGGGTCGGCCTGGCCTGGTGCGCCGGGATCCTCGTCGCGGCGTACGTCGTCGCGACGAGGATCTACCGGCGCAGGCTCCGATGA
- a CDS encoding PadR family transcriptional regulator: MNRQMTEMLKGTLDGIVLLLLSRRPAYGYEITAWLRDHGFTDIAEGTVYALLVRIERRGLVDVEKVPSQKGPPRKMFSLNDQGRDYLDEFWETWSFLVERLQQLHEGAR; this comes from the coding sequence GTGAACCGACAGATGACGGAGATGCTCAAGGGCACCCTCGACGGGATCGTCCTGCTCCTGCTGTCGCGCCGACCGGCCTACGGGTACGAGATCACGGCATGGCTGCGCGATCACGGCTTCACCGACATCGCCGAGGGCACCGTCTACGCCCTGCTGGTGCGCATCGAGCGCCGTGGGCTGGTGGACGTCGAGAAGGTCCCGTCCCAGAAGGGGCCGCCACGCAAGATGTTCTCCCTCAACGACCAGGGACGCGACTACCTCGACGAGTTCTGGGAGACCTGGAGCTTCCTCGTCGAACGCCTGCAACAGCTTCACGAAGGAGCACGATGA
- a CDS encoding type II toxin-antitoxin system RelE/ParE family toxin, with the protein MWDIDAEFIESWVGSLDEASRAQVIAALRILREAGPQLGRPLVDTVKASRYKI; encoded by the coding sequence GTGTGGGATATCGACGCCGAGTTCATCGAATCCTGGGTGGGTTCCCTGGATGAGGCGTCGCGGGCTCAGGTGATCGCCGCTCTCCGGATTCTCCGGGAGGCGGGTCCGCAACTCGGCCGCCCTCTCGTCGACACGGTGAAGGCGTCCCGCTACAAGATATGA
- a CDS encoding type II toxin-antitoxin system VapC family toxin, with protein sequence MFYADTSALVKLVVIEPESEALLTWLGRRDAALATSDLARTELVRSVRRPAPEAVTQARDVLSRLLLVRADAQIFDEAARLMPPEVRSLDAVHLATALALGDDLEGIITYDLRMADASHSLGLETVSPEHHEAPSHTASDQETGHPKR encoded by the coding sequence ATGTTCTACGCAGACACCTCCGCACTGGTGAAGCTCGTCGTCATCGAGCCGGAATCCGAAGCTCTGCTCACATGGCTCGGACGCCGCGACGCCGCCCTGGCGACCAGCGACCTGGCCCGCACCGAGCTGGTGCGCTCCGTGCGCCGCCCGGCTCCGGAGGCCGTCACGCAGGCCCGCGACGTGCTGTCACGACTGCTTCTGGTGAGGGCCGATGCCCAGATCTTCGACGAAGCCGCACGTCTCATGCCGCCAGAGGTTCGAAGTCTCGACGCCGTACATCTCGCCACCGCGCTGGCACTGGGCGACGATCTCGAGGGAATCATCACCTACGACCTCCGGATGGCCGACGCCTCCCACAGCCTAGGACTGGAGACCGTCTCTCCAGAGCACCACGAAGCCCCCAGCCATACGGCGTCTGACCAGGAGACGGGGCACCCAAAGCGGTGA
- a CDS encoding ArsB/NhaD family transporter: MTMSSILALAIFVAAFALIATEKINKVIVVLVASAAMVVTGVAPANDIFYSHKVGVDWDVILLLLGMMIIVGVLKQTGVFEYLGIWAGKKSRGHPFRLMVMFMLITAIASPILDNVTIILLVVPVTVVVCNRLHVPAQPYIIAEILASNIGGAATLIGDPPNIIIGNRAGLSFNDFLVHMLPIVALTFALFVVLTRFMFRKDFEFDPEYADSVMALQERRAITDRALLIKCLTVLGLVIVGFTLHSVLHVQPAIIALIGALVMVLVTGVEITEVLAEVEWATLVFFAGLFIMVGALVNTGIIESIGQWAIGAVGHDYTLAGATLLFGSALVGAFFDNIPYATTMAPIVDVLVNEGSDPRNGGFLWWAFALGADFGGNGTAVAASANVVGIGLANRSGHRITFWQFTKYGIVTTVFSTIVAWGYVYLRYIVLA, encoded by the coding sequence ATGACGATGAGTTCCATCCTCGCCCTGGCCATCTTCGTCGCCGCCTTCGCGCTCATCGCGACAGAGAAGATCAACAAGGTCATCGTGGTCCTGGTGGCCTCGGCCGCCATGGTCGTCACCGGCGTCGCGCCGGCGAACGACATCTTCTACTCCCACAAGGTCGGCGTCGACTGGGACGTCATCCTCCTGCTGCTCGGCATGATGATCATCGTCGGAGTGCTGAAGCAGACCGGCGTCTTCGAGTATCTGGGCATCTGGGCCGGCAAGAAGTCCAGAGGGCATCCGTTCCGGCTCATGGTGATGTTCATGCTCATCACGGCGATCGCCTCGCCGATCCTCGACAACGTCACCATCATCCTGCTCGTGGTGCCGGTCACCGTGGTGGTGTGCAACCGCCTCCACGTGCCGGCCCAGCCCTACATCATCGCGGAGATCCTGGCCTCCAACATCGGCGGCGCGGCCACCCTGATCGGCGACCCTCCGAACATCATCATCGGCAACCGCGCCGGGCTGTCCTTCAATGACTTCCTGGTCCACATGCTGCCGATCGTGGCGCTGACCTTCGCCCTCTTCGTCGTACTCACCCGATTCATGTTCCGCAAAGACTTCGAGTTCGACCCCGAGTACGCCGACTCGGTGATGGCGCTGCAGGAGCGCCGGGCGATCACCGACCGGGCGCTCCTCATCAAGTGCCTCACCGTGCTGGGTCTGGTCATCGTCGGATTCACCCTGCACAGCGTGCTGCACGTCCAGCCGGCGATCATCGCCCTCATCGGCGCCCTGGTGATGGTCCTGGTGACCGGCGTCGAGATCACAGAGGTGCTCGCGGAGGTCGAGTGGGCGACGCTGGTGTTCTTCGCCGGGCTGTTCATCATGGTCGGCGCCCTGGTGAACACCGGCATCATCGAGTCGATCGGGCAGTGGGCCATCGGCGCCGTCGGTCACGACTACACCCTGGCGGGCGCCACCCTGCTGTTCGGATCGGCCCTGGTGGGCGCCTTCTTCGACAACATCCCGTACGCCACAACCATGGCGCCGATCGTCGACGTCCTGGTGAACGAGGGCTCCGACCCCCGAAACGGCGGTTTTCTGTGGTGGGCCTTCGCCCTGGGCGCCGATTTCGGCGGCAACGGGACGGCGGTGGCCGCCAGCGCGAACGTCGTCGGGATCGGGCTGGCCAACCGGTCGGGCCACCGGATCACCTTCTGGCAGTTCACCAAGTACGGCATCGTCACTACCGTCTTCTCCACCATCGTGGCCTGGGGATACGTGTACCTGCGTTATATCGTGCTGGCCTGA
- a CDS encoding DUF1048 domain-containing protein, whose product MMRHIVETLIGNLDDKRRWRDHKTRVKALPTAYRTAAEAVERYLLRVGAFSDGHVMVDMLEDLDALFDQAAADGTPVRSIVGEDPADFAETFLASYSGKNWIDKERDRLSESIDHAEAASTPADPAEPDSTRPDSPDPDSTGEQS is encoded by the coding sequence ATGATGCGACACATCGTCGAGACACTGATCGGAAACCTGGACGACAAGCGCCGCTGGCGCGACCACAAGACCCGGGTCAAGGCACTGCCCACGGCCTACCGGACGGCGGCCGAGGCGGTCGAGCGCTACCTGCTGCGGGTCGGCGCGTTCAGCGACGGCCACGTGATGGTGGACATGCTCGAAGACCTGGACGCCCTGTTCGATCAGGCCGCCGCGGACGGCACCCCGGTGCGCTCGATCGTCGGGGAGGATCCGGCGGACTTCGCCGAGACCTTCCTGGCCAGCTACTCCGGCAAGAACTGGATCGACAAGGAGCGCGACCGGCTCTCCGAGTCGATCGACCATGCGGAGGCCGCTTCCACCCCGGCTGATCCCGCAGAGCCCGACAGCACACGTCCCGACAGCCCTGATCCCGACAGCACAGGGGAGCAGTCATGA
- a CDS encoding MFS transporter codes for MPDDPEPLQNPPSAHSPLIGLALPIYVPSIIWATSYGALTAVMVLAALKVGFNPTFASLVAGLSGLAGVLTGPWIGRQTTRFGDRSAFMVGTGSAVGSLLMAVVALGFPGRSWAQALYLTAMLILSVSNNIWSLARQSYVAESVPMRWRARALSMLGGMQRLGQVVGPAVGSAAIAWWSYPGSFWAQIVLAVAALAFVVAFTLPTPAQLSSAEGTEGTTTSAAPARKRDHADRRSTVMLAVSVIGLTIVRANRNVIVPLWGSQLGISPHAINLTFAAGAVMDAVVFYPSGRLSDRFGRRASLIPTLLIMGLGFLGMGLWRSATGFVVCACVIGLGNGFGAGIVMTMGADLSPDVDRSTFLGMWQSVQQAGMTAGPFLVSAMVAGFGVGASVWVTGAVSLLGAVYGLAVVPRAYARMGTDDRGRPLAQASTI; via the coding sequence ATGCCAGACGACCCGGAACCCTTGCAGAACCCGCCATCAGCGCACTCGCCCCTGATCGGGCTGGCGCTGCCCATCTATGTGCCCTCGATCATCTGGGCGACCTCCTATGGTGCGCTGACCGCGGTGATGGTGCTGGCCGCCCTGAAGGTCGGGTTCAACCCCACCTTCGCATCCCTGGTGGCCGGGCTGTCCGGCCTGGCCGGGGTGCTCACCGGGCCCTGGATCGGTCGGCAGACCACGCGCTTCGGGGACCGCTCGGCCTTCATGGTTGGCACCGGCAGCGCCGTGGGCTCCTTGCTGATGGCTGTGGTGGCACTGGGATTCCCTGGGCGGTCGTGGGCCCAGGCGCTGTACCTGACGGCGATGCTCATCCTGTCGGTCTCCAACAACATCTGGTCGCTGGCCCGCCAGTCCTACGTCGCCGAGTCCGTTCCGATGCGGTGGCGGGCCCGGGCCCTGTCGATGCTCGGCGGCATGCAGCGGCTCGGTCAGGTGGTGGGCCCGGCGGTGGGCAGCGCGGCTATCGCATGGTGGTCCTATCCCGGGTCGTTCTGGGCCCAGATCGTCCTGGCCGTCGCAGCGCTGGCCTTCGTCGTCGCGTTCACCCTTCCCACCCCGGCCCAGCTGTCATCGGCTGAAGGCACGGAGGGGACGACGACGTCGGCGGCACCGGCACGCAAACGCGACCATGCCGACCGGAGATCGACCGTCATGCTGGCCGTCTCCGTCATCGGGCTGACCATCGTGCGGGCCAACCGCAACGTCATCGTTCCGCTGTGGGGCAGCCAGCTGGGCATCTCCCCGCATGCCATCAATCTGACCTTCGCGGCGGGGGCTGTGATGGACGCCGTGGTCTTCTACCCCAGCGGGAGGCTCTCCGACCGGTTCGGGAGGCGGGCATCGCTGATCCCCACCCTGTTGATCATGGGGCTCGGGTTCCTGGGGATGGGGCTGTGGCGCTCGGCGACCGGCTTTGTGGTGTGCGCCTGCGTCATCGGGCTGGGCAACGGCTTCGGTGCCGGGATCGTCATGACCATGGGAGCAGACCTGTCCCCCGACGTCGACCGGTCGACCTTCCTGGGGATGTGGCAGTCGGTCCAGCAGGCCGGCATGACGGCCGGCCCTTTCCTCGTCTCGGCGATGGTCGCCGGATTCGGGGTCGGCGCCTCGGTGTGGGTCACCGGGGCGGTGTCTCTGCTCGGCGCCGTCTACGGCCTGGCCGTGGTGCCGCGGGCCTACGCCCGGATGGGCACCGACGACCGCGGCCGCCCTCTGGCTCAGGCCAGCACGATATAA
- a CDS encoding CBS domain-containing protein yields the protein MRARDLAVKVPLVRLDDPVAKAVRVMADEGLPGLVIVDHRDVPQFVLRGTQVLRLLVSQYSDDPALARTVDEASADLFWSEVGARSIDDCLAPQEAKRATVPRDATVLEVAITMSRLRSPIVAVVNDEGRIRGCITLNRLLTATELPEA from the coding sequence ATGCGGGCAAGAGATCTTGCTGTCAAGGTGCCACTGGTGCGGCTCGACGACCCGGTGGCCAAGGCGGTCCGGGTGATGGCGGACGAGGGGCTTCCCGGCCTCGTCATCGTCGATCACAGGGACGTGCCCCAGTTCGTGCTCCGCGGCACTCAGGTGCTGCGCCTCCTGGTCTCCCAGTACTCCGACGATCCTGCGCTGGCACGCACGGTCGACGAGGCCTCCGCGGACCTCTTCTGGTCGGAGGTCGGGGCCCGGTCGATCGACGACTGTCTCGCCCCGCAGGAGGCCAAACGGGCCACTGTGCCCCGCGATGCCACCGTGCTGGAGGTGGCGATCACCATGTCCCGGCTGCGCAGCCCCATCGTCGCGGTGGTCAACGACGAGGGCCGGATCAGGGGCTGCATCACTCTCAACCGTCTGCTGACGGCCACCGAGCTGCCGGAGGCCTGA
- a CDS encoding tyrosine-protein phosphatase, with translation MTSSSPDTARSRRVPLPSAPNMRDLGGLTVTGGEIRTGEVFRSASVAKLSDADQEAFEELGITTVFDLRTARERSKEPDRLPARIPSVHLDVMADDEADTTAGLTVLRGDAGQVAEVLRDGAAIRKMEQSYRKFVRLDSARSAYRDFFLALADGSRQGAALFHCATGKDRTGWAAVTLLRILGAEEDVILEDYLQTNTDLLPALQTVLDKAETDGLDPDLLLPILGVRESYLEAADDEVDRLFGGFEHYLSEGLGLDAQAAETLRERFVA, from the coding sequence ATGACGTCTTCCTCCCCCGACACGGCGCGCTCCCGTCGCGTTCCCCTGCCCAGTGCCCCGAATATGCGAGATCTGGGGGGCCTGACCGTCACCGGCGGTGAGATCCGCACCGGGGAGGTGTTCCGCTCCGCATCGGTGGCGAAGCTGAGCGACGCCGACCAGGAGGCCTTCGAGGAACTCGGCATCACCACCGTCTTCGACCTGCGCACCGCCCGGGAGCGCAGCAAGGAACCCGATCGGCTGCCGGCCCGGATCCCCTCGGTCCACCTCGACGTCATGGCCGACGACGAGGCCGACACCACCGCCGGCCTCACCGTGCTGCGCGGAGATGCCGGACAGGTCGCCGAGGTGCTGCGCGACGGCGCGGCGATCAGGAAGATGGAGCAGTCCTACCGCAAATTCGTGCGCCTGGACTCGGCACGCTCGGCCTACCGGGATTTCTTCCTGGCACTTGCCGACGGGTCGCGCCAGGGCGCCGCCCTGTTCCACTGCGCCACCGGCAAGGACCGCACCGGCTGGGCGGCTGTGACCCTGCTGCGGATCCTGGGCGCCGAAGAGGATGTGATCCTCGAGGACTACCTCCAGACCAACACCGATCTGCTGCCGGCCCTCCAGACCGTGCTCGACAAGGCCGAGACCGACGGACTGGATCCCGACCTGCTGCTGCCGATCCTCGGGGTGCGCGAGAGCTACCTGGAGGCCGCCGACGACGAGGTGGACCGGCTGTTCGGGGGCTTCGAGCACTACCTTTCGGAGGGTCTGGGGCTGGACGCTCAGGCCGCGGAGACCCTGCGGGAGCGGTTCGTCGCCTGA
- a CDS encoding helix-turn-helix domain-containing protein: MSLSLEDLEKRYPVDERLVRAAEDQMRAEVRAYRLRELRERAGLTQAQLAERIGVGQRQVSKIEHGDLDSAKLGTIRRYLQAVGGDLAVEYVAGDQRVRVA, encoded by the coding sequence ATGAGCCTGTCTCTGGAGGACTTGGAGAAGAGGTACCCAGTCGATGAGCGACTCGTCCGGGCCGCCGAGGATCAGATGCGCGCCGAGGTCCGCGCCTACAGGCTTCGCGAACTGCGTGAGCGCGCCGGGCTCACCCAGGCCCAACTGGCGGAACGAATCGGCGTCGGACAGCGGCAGGTCTCCAAGATCGAACATGGCGACCTTGACAGCGCGAAACTCGGTACCATCCGCAGGTATCTTCAGGCCGTCGGCGGCGATCTCGCCGTTGAGTACGTGGCTGGGGACCAGCGGGTACGAGTCGCCTGA
- a CDS encoding SDR family oxidoreductase, whose amino-acid sequence MHDETPDDGATVNTTTSTLHTAGPSAPDPLAGRTVLVTGVSRRRGIGFGIASALADAGARLVIHHFAPHDADQPWGSEDVAALLADLDAAHPGCVLANFSFDLARDGAAKQLIRAATERAGRLHGLVCNHARSGGDGSLFDVDEAMLDGHWRVNARSTILLTRYFAEQFEPRPAEAPSAPGQRPAREPHEARSSGRVVWLTSGQIDSPMPGEVAYATSKAALAGVTKTVCAELLSRGVALNTINPGPVNTGYMDPETADRPLDELRAIQAEQPFGRFGTPGDIGRLVAWLMSPASRWVVGQVISSDGGFSLG is encoded by the coding sequence ATGCACGACGAGACTCCCGACGACGGGGCCACCGTCAACACCACAACCTCCACGCTCCACACAGCTGGACCGTCGGCCCCCGATCCACTGGCCGGCAGAACGGTCCTCGTCACCGGGGTCTCCCGACGTCGCGGGATCGGGTTCGGCATCGCCTCCGCCCTGGCCGACGCCGGCGCACGTCTGGTGATCCATCACTTCGCTCCTCATGACGCCGATCAGCCCTGGGGGTCCGAGGACGTCGCCGCCCTGCTGGCCGATCTGGACGCCGCCCACCCCGGATGCGTCCTCGCGAACTTCTCCTTCGACCTGGCCCGCGACGGAGCCGCGAAGCAGCTCATCAGGGCCGCCACAGAGCGCGCCGGACGACTCCACGGACTGGTCTGCAACCACGCCCGCAGCGGCGGGGACGGGTCGCTGTTCGACGTCGACGAGGCGATGCTGGACGGCCACTGGCGGGTCAACGCCCGCTCGACGATCCTGCTCACCAGGTATTTCGCCGAGCAGTTCGAACCCCGCCCCGCCGAGGCACCGTCGGCCCCCGGCCAGCGCCCCGCCCGCGAGCCCCACGAGGCCCGGTCCAGTGGACGAGTGGTCTGGCTCACCTCGGGCCAGATCGACTCCCCCATGCCCGGCGAGGTGGCCTACGCCACCAGCAAGGCGGCCCTGGCCGGCGTCACGAAGACCGTCTGCGCCGAACTGCTGAGCCGTGGAGTCGCCCTCAACACCATCAATCCGGGCCCGGTGAACACCGGCTACATGGACCCCGAGACCGCCGACCGGCCGCTCGACGAGCTCCGGGCGATCCAGGCCGAGCAGCCCTTCGGACGCTTCGGCACCCCCGGCGATATCGGCCGGCTGGTGGCCTGGCTCATGTCACCGGCGTCCCGCTGGGTGGTCGGCCAGGTCATCAGCAGCGACGGCGGGTTCAGCCTCGGCTGA